Proteins encoded by one window of Pseudomonas coleopterorum:
- a CDS encoding LysR family transcriptional regulator has translation MKIDDIQAFLAVVRLQSLSVAAESLQLTQSAITRRLQSLEESLGAILLDRHTKPMKPTAIGLRVYERCQGVMREIDSLHELVAEDAAPSGTLRLGVPQTVGDAVLLDALQALKQRFADLQVQVAHGWGGQLVQRIQHRELDAAAALFPAGKVFPEGVVGHSLARMPLLVVGAKGLDLGKRCKLADCQSTGWVLNPDGCGFRAGLSHALAEQGLSLKLNLEIFGTDLQLGLAASGMGLGLVPAPLLQHSRHRDQLQVLQISDFKPMVDLWLVHAVFVGNLQGAIRVFGETVAHGMNTD, from the coding sequence ATGAAGATAGATGACATCCAAGCGTTTCTGGCGGTCGTGCGATTGCAATCGTTGAGCGTCGCCGCCGAATCCCTGCAATTGACCCAGTCCGCCATCACCCGGCGTCTGCAGAGTCTCGAAGAGTCGTTGGGGGCGATCCTGCTCGATCGCCACACCAAGCCCATGAAACCCACGGCCATCGGCCTGCGTGTGTACGAACGCTGCCAGGGCGTGATGCGCGAGATCGATTCGCTGCATGAATTGGTGGCCGAAGATGCAGCGCCTTCCGGCACCCTGCGCCTTGGTGTGCCGCAGACCGTGGGCGACGCGGTGCTGCTCGATGCCCTGCAAGCCTTGAAGCAGCGCTTCGCGGATCTGCAGGTGCAGGTCGCACACGGTTGGGGTGGCCAGTTGGTCCAGCGCATTCAGCACCGGGAGTTGGACGCCGCTGCGGCGCTGTTCCCGGCCGGCAAGGTGTTTCCCGAGGGCGTGGTGGGTCACTCCCTGGCGCGCATGCCGCTGCTGGTGGTCGGCGCCAAGGGCCTGGACCTCGGCAAACGGTGCAAGCTCGCCGATTGCCAGAGTACCGGATGGGTTTTGAACCCCGACGGCTGCGGCTTCCGCGCTGGCCTTTCGCACGCCTTGGCCGAGCAGGGCCTGAGCCTGAAACTCAATCTGGAGATTTTCGGTACCGACCTGCAGTTGGGTCTGGCGGCCAGCGGCATGGGGCTGGGGCTGGTCCCGGCACCGCTGTTGCAGCACAGCCGACACCGCGATCAACTGCAGGTGCTGCAGATCTCGGATTTCAAACCCATGGTCGACCTGTGGCTGGTGCACGCCGTCTTCGTCGGCAATCTGCAGGGTGCGATTCGTGTGTTCGGGGAAACCGTGGCCCACGGCATGAACACGGACTGA
- a CDS encoding acyl-CoA dehydrogenase family protein has translation MTPLDPIALAALTQRMALHAERYDRSGEFPHDNIEHLHSLGLLALTVPTAYGGGGANLATAQKVVAAVAKGEPATALILVMQYLQQARLHQSERWPKAWQQRLALEAVETGALINALRVEPELGTPARGGVPNTVARRTTEGWRLSGRKIYSTGSHGLTWLLVWARSDDDDPLVGSWLVRRDTPGVSIEDTWDHLGMRATCSHDVVFDDVLVPLDQAVSVSPASAPQPELDAEGLRWMAVLMSSVYDGVAQAARDTFIDWLQHRVPANLGAALATLPRFQERVGEIDSLLLANHALLQSCAEGRLPAERWPAIKYLVCNQAIRAVTLAIEAGGNPALDRRNALERHYRNVLCARIHTPQDDSALVAIGRQALLP, from the coding sequence ATGACCCCACTCGACCCCATCGCCCTTGCCGCGCTGACTCAGCGAATGGCCCTGCACGCCGAGCGCTACGACCGCAGCGGCGAGTTTCCCCATGACAACATCGAGCACCTGCACAGCCTCGGCCTGCTGGCCCTGACCGTGCCCACGGCCTATGGCGGCGGCGGGGCCAACCTGGCCACGGCGCAGAAAGTGGTAGCGGCCGTCGCCAAGGGCGAGCCGGCCACGGCGTTGATTCTGGTCATGCAGTATCTTCAGCAGGCTCGTCTGCATCAAAGCGAGCGCTGGCCCAAGGCCTGGCAGCAGCGCCTGGCTCTGGAGGCCGTGGAAACCGGAGCATTGATCAATGCCCTGCGGGTCGAGCCCGAACTCGGCACCCCGGCGCGCGGCGGTGTGCCCAACACCGTGGCGCGACGGACCACCGAGGGCTGGCGACTCAGTGGGCGCAAGATCTACTCCACGGGCAGCCATGGCCTGACCTGGCTGCTGGTGTGGGCGCGCAGTGACGACGATGATCCGCTGGTCGGCTCATGGCTGGTGCGCAGGGACACGCCCGGCGTCAGCATCGAAGACACGTGGGACCACCTGGGCATGCGCGCCACCTGCAGCCACGACGTGGTCTTCGACGACGTGCTGGTGCCCCTCGACCAAGCGGTCAGCGTGAGCCCGGCCAGCGCGCCGCAGCCGGAGCTCGACGCCGAAGGCCTGCGCTGGATGGCGGTGCTGATGTCCAGCGTCTACGACGGCGTCGCCCAGGCCGCGCGGGACACGTTCATCGACTGGTTGCAGCATCGTGTGCCGGCCAACCTCGGCGCCGCCCTGGCGACGTTGCCGCGCTTTCAGGAGCGAGTCGGCGAGATCGACAGCCTGCTGCTGGCCAACCACGCCCTGCTGCAATCGTGCGCCGAAGGACGCCTGCCCGCCGAACGCTGGCCGGCCATCAAGTACCTGGTCTGCAACCAGGCCATCCGCGCCGTGACCCTGGCCATCGAGGCCGGCGGCAACCCCGCGCTGGACCGCCGCAACGCGCTTGAGCGGCACTACCGCAACGTGCTCTGCGCACGCATTCACACGCCTCAGGATGACAGTGCACTGGTTGCCATCGGGCGGCAGGCGCTGTTGCCCTGA
- the mntP gene encoding manganese efflux pump MntP — translation MNPISIIFVALAMSTDAFAAAIGKGASLHKPRLAEALRTGIIFGVIETITPLIGWFIGQAATSYVQDFDHWIAFVLLGALGLHMIYNGVKDEAPEEDKPQQHSFAILAVTAFATSIDALAVGVGLAFVNVNIWIAAAAIGVATTVMVTIGVMLGRVLGVVVGKRAEIIGGIVLMLVGAVILYEHLSAA, via the coding sequence GTGAACCCCATTTCCATCATCTTCGTCGCCTTGGCCATGTCCACCGACGCCTTCGCAGCCGCCATCGGCAAAGGCGCCAGCCTGCACAAGCCGCGCCTGGCCGAGGCACTTCGCACCGGTATCATCTTCGGCGTGATCGAAACCATCACCCCATTGATAGGGTGGTTCATCGGTCAGGCGGCCACGTCGTATGTTCAGGACTTCGACCATTGGATTGCCTTCGTGCTGTTGGGGGCACTCGGGCTGCACATGATCTACAACGGCGTCAAAGATGAAGCCCCTGAAGAGGACAAGCCGCAACAGCATTCCTTTGCCATTCTGGCCGTCACCGCCTTCGCCACCAGCATCGATGCCCTGGCGGTCGGCGTGGGCCTGGCCTTCGTCAACGTGAATATCTGGATCGCAGCCGCCGCCATCGGCGTGGCGACCACCGTCATGGTCACGATCGGCGTGATGCTGGGTCGGGTGCTGGGCGTCGTCGTCGGCAAACGCGCGGAAATCATCGGTGGCATCGTGCTGATGCTGGTCGGCGCGGTCATCCTCTATGAACACTTGTCTGCGGCGTGA
- a CDS encoding aliphatic sulfonate ABC transporter substrate-binding protein, whose protein sequence is MSTLLTPRHLLAASLGVALGLSFSVAARAETQLRIGYQKSSTLMVLLKQQGTLEKQLADQGVRVSWHEFASGQPLLEALNVGNVDLSADVADTVPVFAQAAGGKLTYYASESASPQAQAILVRKDSPLKALTDLKGHTVAVTKAAGAHYLLLAALRKADLKFNDIQPAYLSIADGRAAFENQKVDAWVAWEPFLSAAQQHQPTRVLAGSEGLTAYKRYYLAGTPYAQANPAILKTVFDDLAETGKWVKSHPAEAAAILGPLWGNLDPAVVQQANARRSYDVQPVTREGLAEQQKIADAFHDEKLIPKRIDAVNVEVWAPGQ, encoded by the coding sequence ATGTCCACCCTCCTCACCCCACGACACCTGCTCGCCGCAAGCCTCGGCGTTGCGCTCGGCTTGTCCTTCAGCGTCGCGGCCCGCGCCGAAACGCAGCTGCGCATCGGCTACCAGAAATCATCGACCCTGATGGTGCTGCTCAAGCAGCAAGGCACGTTGGAGAAACAACTGGCCGATCAAGGCGTGCGCGTCAGTTGGCATGAATTCGCCAGTGGCCAACCGCTGCTCGAAGCGCTCAACGTTGGCAACGTCGACCTGTCCGCCGACGTCGCCGATACGGTGCCGGTGTTCGCTCAGGCCGCCGGGGGCAAGCTCACTTATTACGCATCCGAGTCGGCCTCGCCGCAGGCCCAGGCGATCCTGGTTCGAAAGGACTCGCCACTCAAGGCACTGACCGATCTCAAAGGCCATACCGTGGCGGTCACCAAGGCGGCTGGGGCCCACTACCTGCTGCTGGCCGCCTTGCGCAAAGCCGATCTGAAATTCAACGATATCCAGCCCGCCTACCTGTCCATCGCCGACGGCCGGGCGGCCTTCGAAAACCAGAAAGTGGATGCCTGGGTGGCGTGGGAACCCTTCCTCAGCGCCGCGCAGCAGCACCAACCCACGCGCGTGCTGGCCGGCAGCGAAGGCCTGACGGCGTACAAGCGCTATTATCTGGCCGGCACACCCTACGCCCAGGCCAACCCGGCCATTCTGAAAACCGTATTCGATGATCTGGCCGAAACCGGCAAATGGGTCAAGTCGCACCCTGCCGAGGCGGCCGCGATACTGGGTCCATTGTGGGGCAACCTTGATCCGGCCGTGGTGCAGCAAGCCAACGCCCGCCGCAGCTACGACGTGCAGCCGGTCACCCGTGAAGGGCTGGCCGAGCAGCAGAAGATCGCCGACGCCTTCCACGACGAGAAACTGATTCCCAAGCGGATCGATGCGGTGAACGTGGAGGTATGGGCGCCGGGCCAGTAG